In a single window of the Flavivirga spongiicola genome:
- a CDS encoding type III pantothenate kinase, whose protein sequence is MNLIIDVGNSFVKLAVFEGGTLNHKEVVKLNLVLEGINSLKEKYTSIKKAIISSVGKLNKADIKAISKSFDVMILDANVKLPFKNLYTTPNTLGVDRIALVCASVEQFPNNNVLIIDAGTCVTYDFVTAKNEYMGGAISPGLRMRYKSLNNLTVNLPLLESEIPKNIIGNSTNGSIHSGVVYGILKEIEGIIDEYHRKYSDLTVILTGGDANFLSKQLKSSIFANSNFLLEGLNYILQFNSNE, encoded by the coding sequence ATGAATTTAATAATAGATGTAGGGAATTCTTTTGTGAAACTTGCTGTTTTTGAGGGAGGTACGCTTAATCACAAAGAAGTTGTGAAGCTAAATCTTGTTTTAGAAGGTATCAATAGTTTAAAAGAGAAGTACACTTCAATAAAAAAGGCAATTATTTCTTCGGTTGGAAAACTAAATAAAGCAGATATTAAGGCAATTAGTAAATCTTTCGATGTTATGATTTTAGATGCCAATGTAAAATTACCGTTTAAAAACCTTTACACGACACCAAATACTTTAGGAGTAGATAGAATCGCATTAGTATGTGCCTCAGTTGAACAATTTCCAAATAATAATGTGCTTATTATTGATGCAGGCACCTGTGTTACTTATGATTTTGTAACAGCAAAGAATGAATATATGGGAGGGGCCATTTCTCCAGGGCTTAGAATGCGTTATAAATCATTAAATAATTTAACTGTAAATTTGCCGTTATTAGAATCAGAAATCCCAAAAAATATCATTGGAAATTCGACAAATGGGTCTATACATTCTGGAGTGGTATATGGTATTTTAAAGGAAATTGAAGGCATTATTGATGAATATCATCGAAAATATTCAGATTTAACAGTAATTTTAACAGGAGGCGACGCTAATTTTTTGTCAAAACAATTAAAAAGTAGCATATTTGCCAATTCTAATTTTCTTTTAGAGGGATTGAACTATATTTTACAATTTAACTCAAACGAATGA